Within the Bacillus marinisedimentorum genome, the region CGATGACGACGGTGAAAAGCCTGCGGATGCCTCTGAAGCAGCGGAGCCCCATCAAGCTTCACATAGGTACGACAGAAGTGATGGGGAAAATCATCTTTTTTGACCGGAATGAACTTGAAGATGGAAGGGAGGAAGTGCTGTGCCAGTTCCGCCTCGATCATAAAATCGTGACAAAACGCGGGGACCGGTTCATTGTCAGGCGCCCGACTCCGGCCGAAACAGTCGGAGGCGGCTGGGTGATCGATCCGAAAGGCGAAAAGTACAGGTTTGGCAATGACACAATGGCGATGCTCGGCCGAAAAAAGGAGAGCACGCCGATTGAACGGATCATCTTCATTTTGACAGAGGAAAAACTGCTCTCTAAAAAAGATATCCTTAAATTCACCTCATTAGATGAGACGGCTTTTGATGAAGCGATTGCCGGTGAAGACGCCGGGACTAAAATCGATGTGATGCCGGGAGGTTTTTATGCGCTTATCCGCGATCGGGATGAAATCATCAATACGATCACGGCAAATCTTGCCGGCTTTCATGAAAAATATCCGCTCAGGGCCGGAATCAATAAAGCGGAGATTATTCAGTCGCTGACGGGGCTTTATCCGAAACGGATGCTCGATTATGTCATCGAGAAAGCGGCAGAAGAAGGGAAATTTGATCGGCGCGGCCAATTCATTGCCCTTGCCGATTTTACGCCGCATTATCCGAAAGCATGGAAGACAAGGATGGTAAATGCTGGCGAGTCACTTGAAAAAGATGGGCTTGAGGTAAAACCATTCATGGAATATGCCGAAAAAGAAGGCATACCTGCAGAAGAAGCGGAAGAATTCAAACAGCATCTCATCCAGACTGAAAAGGGCTATCCGCTTGATGATCAACTGCTCATTTCAAAGAAGGCATTGCTCGATGCGGTCAGAAGGGTGCATAAAGCGACAGACGGCACATTCACCCTTCAGGAAGCAAAAGCGGTGCTCGGTCTGTCGCGCAAATATCTTGTTCCTTTGCTTGAATTATGGGATGGTATCGGGATTACTGTCAGGGGCGGTCAGGAAAGGAAATGGGTTGCAACGAAGCTCGGAGAACTCATCAAAGAGGAAACAGCAAAATAGATGGACATAACAAAACGGGAGCCTATGCTCCCGTTTTGTTATGTCTTCCGCCTGTATACTTCAATCGGAAAGTCTTTCTGTTCTGTCACCTCGCCGACTATACGGGCTTCTGAAAGGCCGTGTCGGTGAAGTTGCTCGATATAATCCACGGCCTCATCTTTCGGCATGCTGATTAAAAGCCCTCCTGACGTGACAGCGTCGCAAAGGAGCAGCTGGTCATTGACAGAAAGCCCTTCTTCATACCTGACAGTCTCCTTTAACCAGCGGTGATTGGATTTTGACCCGCCAGGTATGATGTTCTGTTTGAGCAGTTCAACCGCTCCATCCAGAACTGGAACATCATCCAGATAGAAAACAAGGCTCGCTTCACTGCCCTCCGCCATCTCACTGCCGTGCCCGAGCAGTCCAAAGCCGGTCACATCGGTGACGGCATGCGGGTGGTAACGATGCAGCAGTTCACTTGCTGTTTTATTGAGCATTGCCATTGTATCGGTAACGGTTTTTTTCTGTTCTTCTGTAACAGCATCCTTTTTGATTCCGGTAGTCATAATGCCGACGCCGATCGGTTTTGTCAGTACAAGGGCATCTCCCGGCAGGGCGCCGATGTTTTTGTAAAACTTCTCAGGGTGGACAAACCCCGTGACAGACAGGCCGAATTTAGGCTCCTGGTCATCAATGGAATGACCGCCTAACGTAATGGCACCCGCCTCTTCGACTTTTTCAGCAGCACCTTTCAAGATCTCAGCGAGCATTTCGCTTCCGAGTTTGGCGATCGGAAAGCCCACAATATTCAAGACCGTCTTCGGTTCTCCGCCCATCGCATATACATCACTAAGCGAATTGGCGGCAGCAATGGCGCCGAACATATATGGGTCATCGACAATTGGCGTGAAAAAGTCGACGGTCTGAATCAGGGCAAGGTCATCACTGACTTTATAAACGCCGGCATCATCCGCCGTATCAAGACCTACAAGCAGGTTCGGATCTGGTTTGCGTTCAGGTAAATGGCGCAAAACTTGCGCCAGGTCTTCAGGACCCAGTTTGCATCCTCAACCGGATTTGGCGGTCATTTGCGTCAGTTTTATTTTTTCTCCATTGTTGTCATTTCCAGATGTTAAATGTGACATGGTCCTGCACCTCCTTTTATGTAACAATATCTATTATAGTATAGCCAATTTCAAAAAACTATGGGATAGCCCGTATATATTGCCTGTTTGAAAAATGTGAAAACCAGTGTACCGGGATACACTGGTCATTCAATATCGATATAGGGCTTTCCGTCGGCAGCGGAAACCGGTTTTTGGATCGTGACCAATAACAGTCCGTTCTTGTAGCTTGCCTTGAGGGAGTCTGGGTATACAGGGAAGTTAACAGGAATGGTGCGTGAAACGCTTCGGCGCGACCTTTCCCGCCGTGTGTAATGTTTAGCGTCATCTTTGATTTCAGAACTTTCACTGCGGAGGGCTGTGATCTTGATGCCGTAATGGATGATTTCGATATTGATATCTTTTTTCGAGAAACCGGGAAGTTCAGCTTCAATCACCACTTTATCATCAGAATCATATACATCGGCGCGGAAACCTTGCTGGCCAAAAAATTCCGTGAACGGATCATCGAAAAACCGGTCCATGATATTCGCAAGGCGCCGAAGTTCAGGGAACTTTTCTTCTTTACCGTCCATATTGCCGCCTCCTTTCTTACCGGTATATATTATTCGCCCGTTATTAAATGTGAGCAGGTCTATCGCCCGGCAGCAAAAAATGGGCGGTTTTCCCGTGCTGGGAAATGGAGAGTGCAACATGATATAATGAATGAATGATGATATGAGACGGAGGACTTTTATGATGAAACAGCATTTACGCCATATCCCGCCGGTCCATAAGCTCCAGCAAGATGAACGGTTCACGGAGCTGCTGCAGGGGAACGGGCTATCAACCGATAAACTTACCGGGGCAGTTCAATTTGGAATCGAACAATTGAGAAGGCGCCTTTTGGATGGTTCATGGGAGGGCGCTTTGACCGAAGCAGCGTTTACAGCATACATTTTTGCGCAAACAGCGAAAAAAACGACAGAGATGACTGAGTATAAGTTGAAAAAAGTGATAAATGCCGCAGGCACCATCATACATACAAACCTGGGACGTTCCAGGCTCAGCAATGAAGCGATCAGGAAAGTGACAGAAGCGGCCGAAAACTATTCCAACCTTGAGTACCGGCTTGAAGAAGGGAAAAGAGGCTCGCGCCATACATTGATTGAGGAGTGGCTGGTGGAAGCAACGGGGGCGGAGGCTGCCATGGTTGTCAATAACAATGCGGCGGCGGTTTATTTGGTTTTGAGGGCCATGGCCGAAAACAGGGAAGTCATCGTTTCAAGAGGGCAGCTCGTTGAAATCGGCGGTTCGTTCCGGGTTTCTTCTATAATGGAAGAAAGCGGGGCGAAGCTGGTGGAAGTCGGCACGACAAACAAAACACACCTTCATGATTATGAACATGCAGTAACAGAAGAGACGGCAATGATCATGAAGGTGCATACGAGCAATTTCAAAACGATCGGTTTCACTAAAACGGTTTCAACCAGTGAAATGGCTTCAATAAAAAAGGAGAATGAAGGCCTCATTTTCTATGAAGATCTTGGAAGCGGGGCTTTGTATGATTACCGCAAATACGGCATCGGGAATGAACCGACAGTCCGGGAAGTGCTCGATGCAGGTGCGGACATCGTTTCGTTCAGCGGAGACAAACTTTTGGGCGGTCCGCAGGCTGGCATTATCGCCGGGAAAAAGGAACTGATTGATCAACTGAAAAGGCACCAGCTGGCAAGGGTGCTCAGAGTCGATAAAATGACACTTGCCGCACTTGAGGCAACATTGAAGGCTTACGTGCTCGGAAGTAAAGAAATTCTAGAAATTCCGACTGTCCGCGACATCTTAAAACCGATTGAGGATATCCGGCAAACCGCCGAGGCTTTCAAACGAGCAATTGAAACGGGCGGTTCGGCGTATAATGTCCGTTTGATCAGTGATATATCACAGGTCGGCGGCGGCACCATGCCGGATGTCGAACTGCCGACTGCGGCCGCCGCCGTCACACATCCAAAAATGAATGCAAGCAGACTGTTGGAGTCACTGAGAAATCACAGTCCGGCCATCATTGCCCGTGCCCGTGATGAAAAAGTCATTCTCGATTTCAGGACACTTTCCCGGGAAGATACTGCAGTAGTTGTTGCTGCGCTGCAGACATTGGAACGGCACGATGCGTAAAAAGCATTTTGGGCTTTGCTGTTTACCGGACGGAATTGGAATTAATGCCCTTCGCCGTGATTCTGGCGGGTGTGATTCCGCTGTTTCACTTTTTTGGAGCCGCTCAGCGGTTCCGGCTGGGTTGGCTGATTGCCTTTAGGGGCATTTTTCCTCATGTCTTTGAACGTATTTTTTTCTGCCATCTGTGTAACCTCCTTTTGCACATAGTGTGTGCGTGAACAGCCGTTTCATGCATTTGGTGAATGAAATGCTATTCGGCGGCAACACTATTCATACAAACACGAAGGAGGTTTGCATGATGCCGTATCATAAAGATAAGCAGCAGTCATTCCAGGCGGCCCAGCAAGGCTATGAACAGGCAAAGGCCGCCCATAAAGAAATCGTGAAAGATTCAAGCGGCTATGGAAAACAGCTCAGCCATTTGGAACAGGAAATCAACGAGGCATATGAGCAGATTAATAATGCGCTTGAAACTGCGTCTGAACACCAGCAGGAGCAATTGCGCAAGTTCCAGAACGACCTGTCGTCGATTGTGAATGCAATCAGGTTTGAAGAATAGGTGAGAGGTTGGGACATAACGGAATAAGTCATGTATAGAGACGAACAATATCTATTCAACGTAATACTGTTTAGGCTCGCCATCGGCGAGTTTTCTTTAATAGGTAAGAAAGGATAAATTTCAACCAAGATCAATGTCCAGTACCAGGCGGCAGCGGCTATCGTCATAAGCGGGCGCCTTGCGCATTTCGAGTGTCCAGCTGCGAGCCAGGGTTTGTCGCCATGCATGAAAAAAGGAGCCGGTTTGGCGTGAAAGCCGGGCTGAACGGCGCGAAACAGCTGCTCCGGCGTGAAAGTTGGCCTCTACGGCATGAAATATGTGAGATTACGCGTGAAACAGTGATCGTTTGGCGTGAAAGAAACGGGATTCCGCGCGAAAGTGCAACCCCTTGATTGCGGTTGTTCGAATACGGCGTGAAAAGCCGGGGATATGGCGCGTAGGAACAGTCATCTGGCGTGAAATAGGAAGAAACAGTAATAGTCTTTTTATAAAATGAGACAAATCCGGCTGGTTACCGGGCCTAAATGGTTGGAATGATCGTGTATATGAGTAAACAGCCCGGTTTTGACCGTCAGCTTGCTTGAAAAGGTGAAAAAAAACGTGCAAATTACCATGCCCGGGGTACTCAGGGTTTGCTGGTCTGGCATCGTTTGGGATGCGGATCAGCTGCTCCCCTCCGGGAGTGAAAACAGCCCTCACTGCGGGTGCCCCCGCTTATGCGTACGCCGCTAAGCGGGGGCCTTGCGCTTTTCTTACGTGGCGTCACTGGTTCTTTTTTCGTCTTTTATTGTTTTGTTTTTGTTCTTCAGTCAAAGGCTCATTGGACAGTTCTTCATTATATCCTGTGCCCATGCCCTGGGCTGCGGCAGCGTTCATTCCCGGCCTGAGATGGTTCGCTTTTCGTTTTGCCATTTTGATGACACCTCCCTGGTTGTATCTTTTGTCAAGACCATCTCCATTATGTAACAATAGATAGTGAAGTCTCGACACGGGGTGAACAATGTGAAAGATAATCAGCAATGCAGTTCATGAGGTATTAATTCGGCACCTGAGAACGGGCGGAAAAAAACGTTTCCGCCTATATGACCGGGTATGCTGATTTGGCTCCTGGCAGGAGTCATTTTATTAATCAAGTCGTTCTTTTAAGGGGGATGGGCTTGCCCTTTCCTTCCTGAGGATTCACCATTAGGATTTCTTATGTTTTTTAATAACTAACCTGTCATTTACTTATGAAGTATGTTGCTCTATGATTGAAAAGGGGAAGGAACAAAGACGCTCCAGCTTATCTGGCAGTGGAATTTGTTTTTTTTCGACAATTAAAAAGAAT harbors:
- the selA gene encoding L-seryl-tRNA(Sec) selenium transferase yields the protein MKQHLRHIPPVHKLQQDERFTELLQGNGLSTDKLTGAVQFGIEQLRRRLLDGSWEGALTEAAFTAYIFAQTAKKTTEMTEYKLKKVINAAGTIIHTNLGRSRLSNEAIRKVTEAAENYSNLEYRLEEGKRGSRHTLIEEWLVEATGAEAAMVVNNNAAAVYLVLRAMAENREVIVSRGQLVEIGGSFRVSSIMEESGAKLVEVGTTNKTHLHDYEHAVTEETAMIMKVHTSNFKTIGFTKTVSTSEMASIKKENEGLIFYEDLGSGALYDYRKYGIGNEPTVREVLDAGADIVSFSGDKLLGGPQAGIIAGKKELIDQLKRHQLARVLRVDKMTLAALEATLKAYVLGSKEILEIPTVRDILKPIEDIRQTAEAFKRAIETGGSAYNVRLISDISQVGGGTMPDVELPTAAAAVTHPKMNASRLLESLRNHSPAIIARARDEKVILDFRTLSREDTAVVVAALQTLERHDA
- a CDS encoding Hsp20/alpha crystallin family protein; translation: MDGKEEKFPELRRLANIMDRFFDDPFTEFFGQQGFRADVYDSDDKVVIEAELPGFSKKDINIEIIHYGIKITALRSESSEIKDDAKHYTRRERSRRSVSRTIPVNFPVYPDSLKASYKNGLLLVTIQKPVSAADGKPYIDIE
- the selD gene encoding selenide, water dikinase SelD, yielding MTAKSGUGCKLGPEDLAQVLRHLPERKPDPNLLVGLDTADDAGVYKVSDDLALIQTVDFFTPIVDDPYMFGAIAAANSLSDVYAMGGEPKTVLNIVGFPIAKLGSEMLAEILKGAAEKVEEAGAITLGGHSIDDQEPKFGLSVTGFVHPEKFYKNIGALPGDALVLTKPIGVGIMTTGIKKDAVTEEQKKTVTDTMAMLNKTASELLHRYHPHAVTDVTGFGLLGHGSEMAEGSEASLVFYLDDVPVLDGAVELLKQNIIPGGSKSNHRWLKETVRYEEGLSVNDQLLLCDAVTSGGLLISMPKDEAVDYIEQLHRHGLSEARIVGEVTEQKDFPIEVYRRKT
- the selB gene encoding selenocysteine-specific translation elongation factor, coding for MDTLHFTVGMAGHIDHGKTSLTKALTNIETDRLKEEKERNISIELGYAPLNLGEGMEVSIIDVPGHERFIRQMIAGVAGIDMVILVVAADEGVMPQTREHVEILNFLGIEHALVALTKISRVEEEMLELVEEDVKEQLEGTIFAEAPMVSVDSLDGAGIEELRAKIKEELEKTEIRDVRGAFRLPIDQVFTVQGQGTVVRGTVYEGYVEKNSSLVVLPAGLEVKARQIQVHHHDKERAVAGQRAAINLGGISRHDLKRGDVLVSSRNFVVTDTIDVTMTTVKSLRMPLKQRSPIKLHIGTTEVMGKIIFFDRNELEDGREEVLCQFRLDHKIVTKRGDRFIVRRPTPAETVGGGWVIDPKGEKYRFGNDTMAMLGRKKESTPIERIIFILTEEKLLSKKDILKFTSLDETAFDEAIAGEDAGTKIDVMPGGFYALIRDRDEIINTITANLAGFHEKYPLRAGINKAEIIQSLTGLYPKRMLDYVIEKAAEEGKFDRRGQFIALADFTPHYPKAWKTRMVNAGESLEKDGLEVKPFMEYAEKEGIPAEEAEEFKQHLIQTEKGYPLDDQLLISKKALLDAVRRVHKATDGTFTLQEAKAVLGLSRKYLVPLLELWDGIGITVRGGQERKWVATKLGELIKEETAK
- a CDS encoding small acid-soluble spore protein P; this encodes MAEKNTFKDMRKNAPKGNQPTQPEPLSGSKKVKQRNHTRQNHGEGH
- the sspO gene encoding small acid-soluble spore protein O; this translates as MAKRKANHLRPGMNAAAAQGMGTGYNEELSNEPLTEEQKQNNKRRKKNQ